From a region of the Nonlabens sp. Hel1_33_55 genome:
- a CDS encoding rhamnogalacturonan acetylesterase has protein sequence MKIYKIVLAAIMLLGFYSIALVNDSTSNKITIHSIGDSTMANKPDPDKNPERGWGQMLPQFLTGDIHLENYAVNGRSTRSFITEGRWETVLENLKDGDYVFIQFGHNDQKVNDSSRYTNPHTAYRRNLIKFVEDSRSRGAIPVLFTSIVRRNFNEEGTLVDTHFNYPLEVRLVATEYQVPFVDLQYQTELLVESYGIEDSKKLYLHFAPGEIEYYPEGKVDDTHLSVLGSTQVATLAVEELREQVPSLIDYLKAN, from the coding sequence ATGAAAATTTATAAAATAGTATTGGCCGCAATCATGCTACTGGGTTTCTATTCTATTGCTCTGGTAAATGATTCGACTTCAAATAAAATTACCATTCATAGTATAGGCGATTCAACCATGGCTAATAAACCCGATCCCGATAAAAACCCAGAACGTGGTTGGGGTCAGATGTTGCCACAATTCTTAACAGGAGATATCCATCTAGAAAATTATGCCGTCAACGGTAGAAGCACTCGCAGTTTTATTACAGAAGGTCGCTGGGAAACTGTTCTTGAGAACTTGAAGGATGGCGATTATGTTTTTATCCAATTCGGCCATAATGATCAAAAGGTGAATGATTCTTCCCGCTATACTAATCCGCATACTGCATACCGTAGAAATTTGATAAAATTTGTTGAGGACTCTAGATCAAGAGGCGCTATACCTGTCTTATTCACATCCATTGTTAGGCGCAATTTCAATGAAGAAGGAACATTGGTAGACACGCATTTTAATTACCCGTTAGAAGTGCGACTTGTAGCGACGGAATATCAAGTTCCCTTTGTTGATCTTCAATATCAAACCGAGTTACTCGTTGAGTCTTATGGAATAGAAGACTCCAAAAAATTGTATCTCCATTTCGCTCCAGGCGAAATTGAATATTATCCAGAAGGTAAAGTAGATGACACACATTTATCTGTCTTAGGCTCCACACAAGTTGCTACGCTTGCCGTTGAGGAACTAAGAGAACAGGTCCCAAGCCTTATTGATTATCTAAAAGCAAACTGA